In Rana temporaria chromosome 3, aRanTem1.1, whole genome shotgun sequence, a single window of DNA contains:
- the LOC120930959 gene encoding uncharacterized protein LOC120930959, producing the protein MSLPQWITSIFQPQRPTSCHLHLLNEYQPLQTMNLEELAKPGPIGEPSLDLIFNESISDLGGKESILLVGEAGYSPENADRNRGILGELSFALFGTPKNNVEVHEGSSNTRSCVTSKSRMLDYPVVLAVFLDALLMDVANKTLVKEVLKDVQLRTRDSRSAVVGIVLTREPAQEDINTGPQEKLAELMSQVFRRQSWGVCCYISLQPKSIHEVKWTIIKTLGGTFKGEDVYSEYQNCDLVGLFRDLVYQLGGKERFLLLGNICPSLSPSRKVGVFSELTTALFGDIEDSGMSASQQSGLTYVRTGMSSNECAKLPAPRSFPYPLILVVFRSSFLKEDSNKAQVKEILVDIKMRVEKSSTQVVGILCSQDPLGEPEQTKLELLLQKVLCQVFNCSTAVCSFVRTKPESVDQVKRCVCDILK; encoded by the exons ATGAGTCTACCTCAGTGGATTACCTCCATCTTTCAGCCTCAGAGACCAACGTCTTGCCACCTACATCTCTTAAATGAATACCAACCGCTCCAAACTATGAACCTTGAAGAGTTGGCCAAGCCTGGACCCATTGGTGAACCCAGTCTGGATTTAATATTCAATGAGAGTATTTCTGATCTAGGAGGAAAGGAAAGTATTCTGCTTGTAGGGGAGGCAGGATATAGCCCCGAGAACGCCGATAGGAACCGAGGAATTTTGGGAGAACTCTCTTTTGCTCTCTTTGGGACTCCGAAGAATAATGTAGAAGTCCACGAAGGGTCTAGTAACACCCGTAGCTGTGTCACCTCGAAATCCCGGATGCTCGATTATCCCGTCGTTCTAGCGGTTTTTCTAGACGCGTTATTAATGGACGTGGCAAACAAAACCCTGGTGAAGGAGGTTTTGAAAGACGTCCAGTTGAGGACCAGGGATTCaagatcagccgtggttggtatTGTCCTGACACGTGAACCTGCTCAAGAAGATATAAATACGGGACCCCAAGAGAAGCTGGCTGAGTTGATGAGTCAAGTATTTAGGAGGCAGTCTTGGGGAGTTTGCTGCTATATCAGCCTTCAGCCAAAGTCCATCCACGAGGTGAAGTGGACCATCATAAAAACGCTGGGAGGAACATTTAAAG GTGAGGATGTCTACTCAGAATATCAAAATTGTGATCTGGTTGGCTTATTTCGGGATCTCGTCTACCAGCTTGGAGGTAAAGAAAGGTTTTTGCTCTTGGGTAACATCTGTCCATCTCTCAGTCCATCCAGAAAAGTTGGCGTTTTTAGTGAACTTACAACTGCCCTTTTCGGCGACATTGAGGACTCCGGTATGTCAGCCAGTCAGCAGTCAGGACTGACATATGTCAGGACTGGGATGTCCTCCAATGAGTGTGCCAAGCTCCCCGCGCCGAGGTCTTTTCCATACCCGCTCATCCTGGTGGTCTTCCGTTCCAGCTTCCTGAAGGAGGATTCCAACAAAGCCCAAGTGAAGGAAATTCTGGTTGATATCAAGATGAGGGTTGAAAAGTCTTCTACACAAGTGGTGGGCATCCTGTGTAGCCAGGATCCTCTGGGTGAACCCGAACAAACAAAGCTTGAGTTACTTCTTCAGAAGGTCCTCTGTCAGGTGTTCAACTGTTCCACCGCAGTCTGTAGCTTTGTAAGGACCAAACCAGAGTCAGTGGACCAAGTCAAGAGATGTGTGTGCGATATCCTCAAGTAG